CCTCTTTTTTGTGGAAATCGTGAGCGGCATTCTGCAGGGATACTACGTGCCACTCATCTCTGACCTCGTCAAGCATCTCGGACTCAACAACGATGCCGACTTCAACGTCTTCGAAGGCGCGCAGCTGCTACTCTCGGCGTTGGTGGTGCCCTTTCTCGCCAAGCTCGGCGACATGTACGGGCATAAGCGCATCCTGCTCGTCTCGACCGTGCTGACGGCCGGCGCGACCTGGTGGCTCGCCTTCGCGAACGATTTCACGAGCTTCCTGTTTGCGTGGACGCTGCAGGGCTTCTACGTGGTGTGGCTTCCCCTCGAAATTGCGCTCATCTTCGACCGCGCGCGGAAGTCGAAGCGCGCGGCATCCGAGACCAGGCGGGCGGCGGCCTTCCTCGTGGTTGCCCTCGAAACCGGGGCGATCCTCGGCGCGGTTGGTGCCGGGCAGATCTTTGGCTTATTTGGTGGGTCCGAGGATCTCGCAGCCTCGATGACCCCGACGCTCATCATCCCGGCGGTGGCGGTGACCCTTGCCTTCTTCGCGATCCTCTTTGGCGTGCCGGAATCGACCCCGCTGCCGGGGCGCAGCCTCGACTCTGTTGGGTTCATCATCCTGAGCCTCGGTCTGCTCTTTGTGACCTCTGGGCTGACGTTCCTGAAGTTCAACGGGCCAGGCACCTGGTGGGTCTGGGTCATCATTGTCGCTGGCGTGCTGAGCTTCATCCCCTTCACCCGCTACGAGCTGCGCCAAAAGGATCCGGCCATCGACATCCGCGTGTTCCGGCAGCCGACCATGTGGCCGGTGCAGGTCACAGCGTTCCTCGTTGGCATCAGCTTGCTGGGGGCGCAGGCACCGCTGAGCACCTACGCAGGAACGGATCCAGACGTGTACGGCTACGGGCTCGGGCTCAGCGCCGGGCAGCGATCAATCCTCATCGGCGTCTATCTCATCTCGATGATCGTTGGCGCGCTCCTGCTTCCAGTGCTGTCTCGCCGGTTCACCCCGCGCTTTGCGCTCATCATCGCTGCCTTCTTGGTTGCCCTCGGCTACGGCTTATTCCTGCCGTTCCACCTCGAAACCTGGCAGGTGTTCACGAACATGTTTATCGCCGGCGTCGGCTCCGGCATCCTCATGGGGGCCCTCCCCTCAGCGGCAGCTGCCGCCGCCCCGATCGGGCAAACCGGCATCGCCACCGCGCTCAGCAACACCACAAAGACCATTGGCGGCTCGTTTGCGTCGTCAGTGTTCGCAATCGTGCTGCTCATCGGGGTTGCGGATGCCGCGGCAAGCACGGCGTCGAGCCTCACCGGCTACCTCATCGTCTGGTCGATCTGTTCCGGCGGGGCGATCGCCGCTGGATTCCTGCTGTTTGTGGTGCCGAAGGTGGCGTTTGCCGACAGTGAGGTACCGGTCGAGGTCGTATCGCGCTGATGCGGGATCGAGATGACCCAAATGTGTCTATTTCTCGCGAAATAGACACATTTGGGTCATGTCGATTCGCGGGCTGCGCGTGTGAGTTACTCCGTGGTCGGGGTCCGTTCCTCCAGGCCCCAGGCCTGACCGTAGCCGCCGTCCTCGACAGGCAGCGCCATGAGGTCGAGGAACGGCTTGGCGTCGAAGGATTCCGGGCCACGAACGCCTGCACCAGACCAGACGCCGGTTGCGAGCAGTTCGAGCGCAATGACGGGGTTGAGCGCCGTCTGCCAGACCACGCACTGGGTGTTGTACTCCGCCATCGTCCACTGGTTGTCGCTCACGTGATAGAGGTAGACCTCGCGCGGTGAGCCGTCAGTTCCAGTGCCCGTCACCCAAACGCCAGCGCAGGTTTTGCCGGTCATCCGCGGTCCGATCTGGGCGGGGTCTGGCAGCGCGGCCGCAACAACATCCCTCGGCGCAACCTCGACAGGGCCGTTTGCGCTCCGAACGCGAAGGGGCTCGACGCTATCAAGGCCAAGCGTGTTGAGCGTTCGCAGCACGCCAATAAACTCCTCGCCAAGACCGTACTTAAACGTGACCCGCTTTGCCTTGAGCCAGCGCGGCATCAGGAGCACTTCTTCGTGTTCAACGTTGACACATTCGACCGGCCCGATGCCCTCGGGAAAGTCAAAGATCTCTGGCTCGCTGAACGGCTCGGTTGTGTACCAGTCGCGGCCCTCTTCCCAAATCACTGGCGGGTTGAGACACTCCTCGATCGTGGTCCATATGCTGAACGACGGCGCAAAGATCTCGTTGCCCTCGTCGTCGCGCACCACGAGGTTTGCCCCGTCTCGCGTGCCAAGCTCGTCGACCTCGCTGAACAGGTGGTCAACCGCGTACCTGGCGAACACATCCGACATGCCAGGTTCGACGCCCATGCCAACGAGCGCCAGCCGCCCCTCTGCCTCCCACGCATCCGCTTCGGCAAACTGCGCGTCGCCAAGCTTGACACCCGTGAGTTCGTAGGGGCGCTCCGGATGCCGCTCGCTCAGGCTCATCGCCATATCAAGATAGTCGGCCCCCGCAGCCCGTGCTCCGGCAAAAATTGATTCCACAAATTTGGGCTCAACCGCGTTCATGACGTGCGTTGCGCCGTGCTCACGCGCGACGGCGGTGACGGCTTCCGGCTTGCTCGCATCGATCTGGGCAGTACTGAACCTGCCAGCAATATCAGGGCCGTGCTGCTGCGCGATCCAGTCGAGGGTGTGCTGCGCTCGCGACTCGTCGTAGTCCGAGATCACGATGTGGTCGTAAAAGCTGCGCCGTGCGGCGATCTTGGCGATTGCGTCGCCGACTCCCCCTGCGCCTACAAGCAGAATTCTCATGGTCACTGTTCCTTCGTGTTTGGTTGCGAGTGAGTACGTTTGTTGTGGTTCCGGATGCGGTCAGGACCTGGGTTCGTCGCCAACGGCGGGTTCGCGGATCACGATGTCGTCAACATCCGGCACGAGCACGGCCGTGTGCTCGTTGAGGCTCTCGCCCCTGAAGAACGGCTTCGATCCTTCAAAGAACGCCCAGACGATCATGAGGACAGCCCCGATCACAAGCGAGCCGACGCCAATCACAAAGACGCCGCCGATGTTCCAGATGATCGTGTACCCGTAGTCAGGGTTGAGCATGTCGTAGATGGACTTGATAAAGGCAGCCGCGAGCATGATCCCGCCGAGCAGCGGAAACAGGAATTTGAAGATGAAGTTGCGGAACGAGGTGAACAGCTCGCGACGGAAGTACCAGACGCAGGCAAAGCTCGTAATCGAGTAGTAGAACGCGATGGCAAGGCCGAGCGACAGGATCGTGTCTTGCAGCACGTTCTCGCTGATGATTGTCATGCCAACATAGAACGCAATCGCGACAACCCCCATGACAAGCGTTGAGAAGGCAGGCGTCTTGTACTTCGGGTGCACGTAGCTGAACCGTTTTGGGAGGGCCTTATAGGCGGCCATCGCCAAGGTCCCTCGCGCGGTCGGGAGGATGGTCGTCTGGGTTGACGAAACCGCCGACACCATCACGGCGAGCACCAGCAGCCAGGCCCACGGGCCAAACAGGGCATCCTTAAGGGCGAAGAAAATATCGTCGGAGTTGCCCTCGTTGCCGAGGCCCATCGCCCCGGTGCCAAGCCCCGCGTACATCATGGCTGCGACGGTGACGCCAACGTACGTGATCAGCAGGATCACCGTTGACAGCAGGGCTGCCCTGCCTGGCGTTTTCTCCGGGTCTTTGGTCTCCTCATTGAGCGCGAGGCAGGTATCCCACCCCCAATAGATAAACAGGGCGAGCAGGATGGCCTCGGTAAAGCTTTCGACCGACGTAAACGCAAACGGGTCAAACCAGCTGGCTTCTGGCGTCGTTGAGCCTTCCGGAGCCTTGCCAGTCAGCACAGAAACCACCGCAAAGACAACAAACAGGATGAGGGCCGCGTACTGCACGATGATGAGCACGTTCTGTAGCTTCTCGCCAATCTCCATGCCCCGATAACTGATGTAGGTCATGAGCGCAATGAACACCACTCCGGTGAGCGTCACAATCGCCGTGTTCTGGGCGAGCTCCTCGTTGATGAGCAGCCAGAAGTACTTGCCGCCGATCTGCGCGAGGTTGGCGAGTACGACCATTCCGGCGATCGCAACACCCCAGCCGCCCATCCAGCCAACCCAAGGGCCAAAGGCCTTGGTTCCCCAGGTAAAGGTCGTGCCGCAGTCAGGCACCGCGTTATTCAACTCGCGATACGCAAACGCAACCAGGAACATCGGGATGAAGGCCAAAATAAAAGCGATTGGCGCCTGAGCACCAACCGCAAGAACAACGTAACCGAGCGTCGCCGCGAGGGAATAGACGGGGGCGGTCGAGGCTAAGCCAATAACCGTTGACCCCACAAGCCCGAGCGTGCCAGCTGCGAGCCCTTTGCCCCCTGGATCGCTCGCCCCTGACGGTACTACGGATGCTGTCGGTTCCGCCCGATTCTTTGCCATGGTAATCCCCCCTTGGATATACCTTGATGCTAGTCACCTGGAACGCCGAGGAATAGCCCCAAAATGGGTGACATTTTCCAGCCGGTCTATGCCCCGTGGCGGATGCCCTGCTGCAGCCTGGCGCGGTACTCGTACACGTTGCCGAGGCTCGTGCGTTCCGTGCCGCCAAGCCCCTCGCGGAGCAGCTGAGGAAGTACCGACCGACGGACCACGACGCCGAGGGGCTTAGCCGACTGGGTTGCCTCGGCCGCGACGCCGGGGAGGGCAGCATCCGGCACCACAATCAGCAGGCCCGTGAAGCGGATGCCGAGGCTGCGCGACAGCAGCCCCGCGTTTCTGGCGAGGTCTCTGAGTGGATACTCGCTATCGCCGAGTCCTGGACCGGTGAGTTCGTCTCGAACCAGCCGAACTTCGCTCCCCCAATCGGCCGAGCGGACGGCGAATAGGCCCGTGGCACCGAGCACCACGTGGTCGATTGTTGGCGCGCCGCTCGCGCCAGCAGCTCCCGACGCCGACGCGCCTGGGACCGCAACGTCGTGCCACACCGAAAATCCCATGCCAAGGGACGCAACCGTGCGGGCAGTCGCCTCGGCCGCGTGTGCCCTCGCAAGCAGCAACCGCGCCGGGAGCGGGGCAGAACGAATCACTGCCGGATCTTCAAAGAGGTCAGGGGTGAGGCGCCAGCCAAGGATGTCCTCCATACGCATACCGGCCGCCGTCTCCGCCCAGTCGCGCATCCAGGCCCGATACGCGTCGCGGGCTTCTCTCCCTGGAACCCCAAACGAACGGGCACGAAGACGCGTGCCCGATTCAGGCGCCGCCGGTGCAGCACGCGCGCGGCTTGCTGCAGGGTCTGAGCCCCTGTCGTAGGCGGAACGTTTTGCCTCGTCGCCGAGAAGTTCCCACGCAGCCTGCACCGCGTGAAACCGAACCGCGGTGCCTCCAGCATCCGGATGCGTCTCCCTTGCCAGGCGACGATACGCGCGCCGAAGATCCTCAGCCGAAACGGTGACGGCAACGCCGAGCACTTCGTACGGGGTCCGTTCGGCGGCACTCTCACCCATTGACGCGCCAAACTACAGCCATGCCTCAAGTTTAGTCGCGAACGGACAGCTCCCCGCGGTGCACCTGATAGATGCTCGCCTGTGCCACCGGTTTGATGATGACCACGTCGTTGCTCACATGCGGAGGCAGCTCGATGGCGTGCACGATTGCCTCGGCAATGTCCTCGGCGACGAGCGGCTCAGGAACGTTGTCGTACACCTTCGCGGCTTTCTCGGCGTCGCCGCCAAAGCGGTTGAGCGCGAACTCCTCCGTCTGCACCATGCCGGGGGCAACTTCGAGCACGCGGATGGGTTCCCCACCCAGCTCAAGCCGAAGCACTGCGGTGAGTGCGCGGGCGGCGTACTTAGCGGCGTTATAGCCGCCGCCACCGATGTAGGGGTAATAGGCTGCCGTCGATGTAACGTTGAGGATGCTCGCAGCGCCGTGTTCACGCGCACCATCACGCAGAACGGGAAGCAACGCCGCCGTCACGTTCCGAACCGCGATCACGTTGATCTCGAACATCTGGCGCCAATCGTCATCGGAGCTTTCCTCAATGCGGTCCTGTCCAAGGGCTGCACCCGCGTTATTGACGAGAGCCGTTGCGCCGCCAAGCTCTGCCACGCGCGCGGCCATCGCCTGAACATCCTCAGGCTTCGTCAGATCCGCGACAATCACGTGCGCACCGGTTTCCTCGGCGAGCGCCCTGAGCTTCTCCGCGCGCCGGGCAACGCCGATGACCGACCAGCCTCGCGAGCGGAACAGGCGAACGGTCGCCGCACCTATTCCGGAGCTCGCTCCCGTAACAACTACCTGCCGTGCCGTCATCCCTGACCTCCTGTATATGCCGTTGATGCTGTACCCATCATGCAGCAAAACCGCGGCGGGCCGCGCCACTGCGTACCATTACCGCGTGTTTCGACCAACGTTGCCGTCTGCGGCCGCAACGCCCTAAGCTCGCCTCAGACTTAATAATTGATTCGCCATCTCAGGGGAGCACTACAATGACCGATTCAGCATCGTGGAAGTTTGAAACCAAACAGGTCCACTCCGGCGCGCAGCCAGACCCAACCACCAACGCGCGGGCCACGCCCATCTACCAAACGACGTCCTACGTATTCAATAACTCCGATCACGCCAAGAGCCTCTTCGCCCTTGCCGAGTTTGGCAACATCTACACGCGCATCCAGAACCCGACTCAGGATGTTGTTGAGCAGCGCGTCGCGGCACTCGAGGGCGGCACCGGCGCACTCCTCGTAGCCTCAGGCCAGGCAGCAGAAACCTATGCTGTGCTGAACATCGCGCAGGCAGGCGACCACATCGTCTCGTCAAGCTCGATCTACGGCGGAACGTACAACCTCTTCAAATACACGCTCGCCCGCCTCGGCATCGAGACCACCTTCGTTGAGGACCAGGACGACGCCGAGGAGTGGCGCCGCGCCGTTCGCCCGAATACCAAGCTGTTCTTTGCGGAGACCATCGGAAATCCCAAGATCAACATTCTCGACATCGAGAAGGTCGCAGGTGTCGCCCACGACGCAGGCGTTCCGCTCATCGTTGATAACACGATCGCGACGCCGTACCTCATCCGCCCGTTTGAGTTCGGTGCCGACATCGTGGTTCACTCGGCCACCAAGTTCCTTGGCGGACACGGCACCACCATCGGCGGCGTCATCGTCGACGGCGGCACCTTCGAGTGGTCAAAGAACGTCGAAAAGTTCCCTGGCCTCACCGAGCCAGACCCGTCGTACCACGGCGTGAGCTACACGGGCGCCCTCGGCGACTCCATCGCCTACATCATCAAGGCGCGTGTGCAGCTGCTCCGCGACCTCGGCGCCGCGATTGCCCCAACGAGCGCGTGGCAGCTCATCCAGGGCATCGAAACCTTGTCGCTGCGCATCGAGCGCCACGTGCAGAACACGCAGGAAGTCGCCGAATGGCTCGACAACCACCCGGACGTTGCGAGTGTGAACTACTCGGGCCTGCCATCAAGCCCCTGGTACGCCTCGGCAAATAAGTACGCGCCAAAGGGTGTTGGAGCGGTGCTCAGCTTCGAACTCAAGGGCGGGGTGGATGCCGGCCGCGCGCTCGTTGACAACCTCGAATTATTCTCACACCTTGCCAACATTGGAGACGTGCGCAGCCTCGTCATCCACCCGGCCTCGACCACCCACTCGCAGCTGACTCCTGAGCAGCAGCTCACGGCAGGTGTGACGCCTGGCCTCGTGCGCCTCTCGGTTGGCATCGAGAATGTGGCCGACCTGCGCGCCGACCTCGAAAAGGGCTTCGCTGCCGCACGCAGCGTTGTTGCTGAGGCTCGCGCTCAGGCATAACCGCTTTTGCATCGCCCGTATCCCGGGTCGGAGCCTCTCACGAGCCTCCGGCCCGGGATTTTTGCGTCGCTGGCATACCCCTTTGCCCCCTGAGTCGCCATCGAGATGACCCAAATGTGTCTATTCTGCGCTTGAGAGACCCATTTGGGTCATCTCGACGGAGTGAAGCGCGCTCGGAAAAGGGATGTTCTGCGTAAGTTCAGCCGGCGTTTTCACTCTTAACCTCTGGCCGCAGTTGGCATGGGGATCTTCGGGCGCGCCTCGCGCTCCCTCCTGCGCCTGTACTTACCGAGTCGCGGCCATCCAAGAACCGGGCATCGTCCCGAAGAGTGAAAGCGACAGTCATGTCTCAAAAAGCCCAGTCCAAAACGACCAAGTTTGCGTGGTTCCTGCTCCTCGTCGGAGCATTCTTCCTCGTCAGGAACATCACAACAACCGCCGCGTCGC
The DNA window shown above is from Lysinibacter cavernae and carries:
- a CDS encoding APC family permease translates to MAKNRAEPTASVVPSGASDPGGKGLAAGTLGLVGSTVIGLASTAPVYSLAATLGYVVLAVGAQAPIAFILAFIPMFLVAFAYRELNNAVPDCGTTFTWGTKAFGPWVGWMGGWGVAIAGMVVLANLAQIGGKYFWLLINEELAQNTAIVTLTGVVFIALMTYISYRGMEIGEKLQNVLIIVQYAALILFVVFAVVSVLTGKAPEGSTTPEASWFDPFAFTSVESFTEAILLALFIYWGWDTCLALNEETKDPEKTPGRAALLSTVILLITYVGVTVAAMMYAGLGTGAMGLGNEGNSDDIFFALKDALFGPWAWLLVLAVMVSAVSSTQTTILPTARGTLAMAAYKALPKRFSYVHPKYKTPAFSTLVMGVVAIAFYVGMTIISENVLQDTILSLGLAIAFYYSITSFACVWYFRRELFTSFRNFIFKFLFPLLGGIMLAAAFIKSIYDMLNPDYGYTIIWNIGGVFVIGVGSLVIGAVLMIVWAFFEGSKPFFRGESLNEHTAVLVPDVDDIVIREPAVGDEPRS
- a CDS encoding MFS transporter gives rise to the protein MTALPQAVPQRRGSLVVSLIGFLFFVEIVSGILQGYYVPLISDLVKHLGLNNDADFNVFEGAQLLLSALVVPFLAKLGDMYGHKRILLVSTVLTAGATWWLAFANDFTSFLFAWTLQGFYVVWLPLEIALIFDRARKSKRAASETRRAAAFLVVALETGAILGAVGAGQIFGLFGGSEDLAASMTPTLIIPAVAVTLAFFAILFGVPESTPLPGRSLDSVGFIILSLGLLFVTSGLTFLKFNGPGTWWVWVIIVAGVLSFIPFTRYELRQKDPAIDIRVFRQPTMWPVQVTAFLVGISLLGAQAPLSTYAGTDPDVYGYGLGLSAGQRSILIGVYLISMIVGALLLPVLSRRFTPRFALIIAAFLVALGYGLFLPFHLETWQVFTNMFIAGVGSGILMGALPSAAAAAAPIGQTGIATALSNTTKTIGGSFASSVFAIVLLIGVADAAASTASSLTGYLIVWSICSGGAIAAGFLLFVVPKVAFADSEVPVEVVSR
- a CDS encoding bifunctional o-acetylhomoserine/o-acetylserine sulfhydrylase, which gives rise to MTDSASWKFETKQVHSGAQPDPTTNARATPIYQTTSYVFNNSDHAKSLFALAEFGNIYTRIQNPTQDVVEQRVAALEGGTGALLVASGQAAETYAVLNIAQAGDHIVSSSSIYGGTYNLFKYTLARLGIETTFVEDQDDAEEWRRAVRPNTKLFFAETIGNPKINILDIEKVAGVAHDAGVPLIVDNTIATPYLIRPFEFGADIVVHSATKFLGGHGTTIGGVIVDGGTFEWSKNVEKFPGLTEPDPSYHGVSYTGALGDSIAYIIKARVQLLRDLGAAIAPTSAWQLIQGIETLSLRIERHVQNTQEVAEWLDNHPDVASVNYSGLPSSPWYASANKYAPKGVGAVLSFELKGGVDAGRALVDNLELFSHLANIGDVRSLVIHPASTTHSQLTPEQQLTAGVTPGLVRLSVGIENVADLRADLEKGFAAARSVVAEARAQA
- a CDS encoding J domain-containing protein yields the protein MGESAAERTPYEVLGVAVTVSAEDLRRAYRRLARETHPDAGGTAVRFHAVQAAWELLGDEAKRSAYDRGSDPAASRARAAPAAPESGTRLRARSFGVPGREARDAYRAWMRDWAETAAGMRMEDILGWRLTPDLFEDPAVIRSAPLPARLLLARAHAAEATARTVASLGMGFSVWHDVAVPGASASGAAGASGAPTIDHVVLGATGLFAVRSADWGSEVRLVRDELTGPGLGDSEYPLRDLARNAGLLSRSLGIRFTGLLIVVPDAALPGVAAEATQSAKPLGVVVRRSVLPQLLREGLGGTERTSLGNVYEYRARLQQGIRHGA
- a CDS encoding SDR family oxidoreductase gives rise to the protein MTARQVVVTGASSGIGAATVRLFRSRGWSVIGVARRAEKLRALAEETGAHVIVADLTKPEDVQAMAARVAELGGATALVNNAGAALGQDRIEESSDDDWRQMFEINVIAVRNVTAALLPVLRDGAREHGAASILNVTSTAAYYPYIGGGGYNAAKYAARALTAVLRLELGGEPIRVLEVAPGMVQTEEFALNRFGGDAEKAAKVYDNVPEPLVAEDIAEAIVHAIELPPHVSNDVVIIKPVAQASIYQVHRGELSVRD
- a CDS encoding saccharopine dehydrogenase family protein, which produces MRILLVGAGGVGDAIAKIAARRSFYDHIVISDYDESRAQHTLDWIAQQHGPDIAGRFSTAQIDASKPEAVTAVAREHGATHVMNAVEPKFVESIFAGARAAGADYLDMAMSLSERHPERPYELTGVKLGDAQFAEADAWEAEGRLALVGMGVEPGMSDVFARYAVDHLFSEVDELGTRDGANLVVRDDEGNEIFAPSFSIWTTIEECLNPPVIWEEGRDWYTTEPFSEPEIFDFPEGIGPVECVNVEHEEVLLMPRWLKAKRVTFKYGLGEEFIGVLRTLNTLGLDSVEPLRVRSANGPVEVAPRDVVAAALPDPAQIGPRMTGKTCAGVWVTGTGTDGSPREVYLYHVSDNQWTMAEYNTQCVVWQTALNPVIALELLATGVWSGAGVRGPESFDAKPFLDLMALPVEDGGYGQAWGLEERTPTTE